In the genome of Pseudomonas sp. LBUM920, one region contains:
- a CDS encoding MFS transporter — MPIALLALTLSAFAIGTTEFVIVGLLPTIGADLGVDLPSAGLLVSLYALGVAIGAPVLTALTGKVPRKLLLLSLMVLFTLGNLLAWQAPSYESLVLARIVTGLAHGVFFSIGSTIATSLVPKEKAASAIAIMFTGLTVALVTGVPLGTFIGQHFGWRETFLAVSALGVIAFIGSLIYVPNSIAHSKPASLLQQLQVLKQPRLLLVYAMTAIGYGGSFIAFTFLAPILQDISGFSAGTVSLVLLVYGISVAAGNIWGGKLADKRGPISALKIIFALLAAVLFILTLTASNPWLALATVLVWGAVAFGNVPGLQVYVVRQAEHHTPQAVDVASGLNIAAFNLGIAGGAWAGGLIVAHMGLIHTAWIGGSVVLVALALTAWSGRLDRLGPVYADSSTRTAVGH; from the coding sequence ATGCCCATTGCCCTGCTCGCGCTGACCCTCAGCGCTTTTGCCATCGGGACGACCGAGTTCGTCATCGTTGGCCTGTTACCCACCATCGGCGCCGACCTGGGCGTCGACCTGCCGTCCGCCGGCTTGCTGGTCAGCCTGTACGCCTTGGGCGTGGCCATTGGCGCGCCGGTGCTCACCGCCCTCACCGGCAAAGTGCCGCGCAAACTGCTGCTGTTGTCGCTGATGGTGCTGTTCACCCTCGGCAACCTGTTGGCCTGGCAGGCGCCGAGTTATGAATCGCTGGTGCTGGCGCGGATCGTCACCGGCCTGGCCCACGGGGTGTTTTTCTCGATTGGCTCGACCATCGCCACCAGCCTGGTGCCCAAGGAAAAAGCCGCCAGCGCGATTGCGATCATGTTTACCGGCTTGACCGTTGCACTGGTCACCGGCGTGCCGCTGGGCACGTTTATCGGCCAGCACTTCGGCTGGCGGGAAACGTTCCTCGCCGTCTCGGCCCTGGGCGTGATCGCGTTTATCGGCAGCCTGATCTATGTGCCGAACAGCATCGCCCACAGCAAACCCGCCTCGTTGCTGCAACAACTGCAGGTGCTCAAGCAGCCGCGCTTGCTGCTTGTGTACGCCATGACCGCCATCGGCTACGGCGGCTCGTTCATCGCGTTCACCTTTCTGGCGCCGATCCTTCAGGACATTTCAGGCTTCAGCGCCGGCACCGTCAGCCTGGTGCTGCTGGTGTACGGCATCTCGGTGGCGGCGGGGAATATCTGGGGCGGCAAGCTGGCCGATAAACGCGGCCCGATCAGCGCGTTGAAAATCATCTTCGCCCTGCTCGCGGCGGTGCTGTTCATCCTCACCCTGACCGCCAGCAACCCCTGGCTGGCGCTGGCCACCGTGCTGGTGTGGGGCGCGGTTGCCTTCGGCAATGTGCCGGGCCTGCAGGTGTACGTGGTGCGCCAGGCTGAACATCACACCCCGCAGGCGGTGGATGTGGCGTCGGGCTTGAACATTGCGGCGTTCAACCTCGGAATCGCCGGCGGCGCCTGGGCCGGGGGCTTGATCGTGGCGCACATGGGCTTGATCCATACCGCGTGGATCGGTGGCTCAGTGGTGTTGGTGGCCCTGGCGCTGACGGCGTGGAGTGGCCGATTGGACCGGTTGGGGCCGGTGTATGCCGACAGCTCGACGCGCACGGCAGTCGGACACTGA
- a CDS encoding DUF72 domain-containing protein, with product MAAIHIGISGWRYTPWRGDFYPEGLTQKRELQFASRAVNSIEINGSFYALQTPKRYAEWYADTPEHFVFSVKAPRYITHILRLRDVHKPMANFFASGVLELKEKLGPILWQFPPSFTFDPPLFEAFLQLLPTDTQQAAALAREHEPRLNGKASMQAHGKKPLRHAVEIRHKSFAVPEFVQMLDKHGVALVVADTAGKWPYIEDVTANFLYLRLHGDKKLYASGYTAEAIKRWGDRIDRWRQGKQPEDAHLVDPKHTPRARKQRDIFCYFDNDIKVRAPFDARQLLQRFELDKHLATEPGTLPAPGVLP from the coding sequence ATGGCGGCGATTCACATCGGCATTTCCGGCTGGCGCTACACGCCCTGGCGGGGGGATTTCTACCCCGAGGGCCTGACCCAGAAACGCGAATTGCAATTTGCGTCACGCGCCGTCAACAGCATCGAAATCAACGGCTCGTTCTACGCTCTGCAAACACCCAAGCGTTATGCCGAGTGGTACGCCGACACGCCTGAGCATTTCGTGTTCAGCGTGAAGGCACCGCGCTACATCACCCACATTCTGCGCTTGCGCGATGTGCACAAGCCGATGGCCAATTTCTTTGCTTCCGGGGTGCTGGAACTGAAGGAAAAGCTCGGGCCGATCCTCTGGCAATTCCCGCCCAGCTTCACATTCGACCCGCCGCTGTTTGAAGCCTTCCTTCAACTACTCCCCACCGACACCCAACAGGCCGCCGCCCTCGCCCGCGAGCACGAGCCGCGCCTGAACGGCAAGGCGAGCATGCAAGCCCATGGCAAAAAGCCGCTGCGTCATGCGGTGGAAATTCGCCACAAGAGTTTCGCAGTGCCGGAGTTTGTGCAGATGCTGGACAAGCACGGCGTGGCACTGGTGGTCGCCGATACCGCCGGCAAGTGGCCGTATATCGAAGACGTCACCGCCAACTTCCTGTACCTGCGCCTGCACGGTGACAAAAAGCTCTACGCCAGCGGCTACACCGCCGAGGCGATCAAGCGTTGGGGTGACCGCATCGATCGCTGGCGCCAGGGCAAACAGCCGGAGGATGCGCATTTGGTCGACCCGAAACACACGCCACGCGCGCGCAAGCAACGCGATATTTTTTGCTATTTCGACAACGACATCAAAGTGCGCGCGCCCTTCGATGCGCGCCAACTGTTGCAGCGCTTCGAGCTGGATAAACACTTGGCCACCGAGCCCGGCACGTTGCCAGCACCCGGGGTGCTGCCATGA
- a CDS encoding endonuclease/exonuclease/phosphatase family protein, producing MTHPELIPATPTTAITRFKVLTVNIHKGFTALNRRFILPELREAVRSVGADMVFLQEIHGTHERHPQRYQDWPKMPQYEFLADSIWPQFAYGRNAVYPHGDHGNALLSKFQIVRYDNLDISQSGHESRGLLHCVLRLPGTGQEVHAICMHLGLREVHRQQQLRLLEQRISEIPADAPLVVAGDFNDWRQKADLSQSGLREVFVDATGKPARTFPARLPLLPLDRIYVRNLKIHNPKVLTTRPWSHLSDHVPLSVEIEL from the coding sequence ATGACCCATCCGGAATTGATCCCCGCCACGCCCACTACCGCCATCACGCGCTTCAAAGTGCTGACGGTGAATATCCACAAGGGTTTCACCGCGCTGAATCGACGCTTCATCCTTCCCGAACTGCGTGAAGCGGTGCGCAGCGTGGGCGCCGACATGGTGTTCTTGCAGGAAATCCACGGCACTCACGAACGCCATCCCCAGCGCTACCAGGACTGGCCGAAGATGCCGCAATACGAGTTCCTGGCCGACAGCATCTGGCCGCAGTTCGCTTACGGGCGCAACGCGGTCTACCCGCACGGCGACCACGGCAACGCGTTGCTGTCCAAATTCCAGATCGTGCGCTACGACAACCTCGACATTTCGCAAAGCGGCCATGAAAGCCGCGGGCTGCTGCATTGCGTATTGCGCCTGCCAGGCACCGGCCAGGAGGTGCATGCGATCTGCATGCACTTGGGCCTGCGCGAGGTGCATCGTCAGCAGCAATTGCGTTTGCTGGAACAGCGCATCAGCGAAATCCCGGCCGACGCGCCGCTGGTGGTGGCCGGTGATTTCAACGACTGGCGCCAAAAGGCCGACCTGAGCCAGAGCGGTCTCAGAGAAGTGTTTGTTGATGCCACTGGTAAGCCTGCGCGCACGTTTCCGGCGCGCCTGCCACTGTTACCGCTGGACCGCATCTATGTGCGCAACCTGAAAATTCACAACCCCAAGGTACTGACTACCCGGCCGTGGTCGCATCTGTCAGACCATGTGCCGTTGTCGGTGGAGATCGAGTTATGA
- the clsB gene encoding cardiolipin synthase ClsB, which produces MTVAVEHIATDQPPDDAKARDVDYGWQSGNRLELLENGEAYFPRVFEAMREAQREILLETFILFEDKVGHELKGILIEAAQRGVKVVASLDGFGCGELSPAFLGELAEAGVLVQMFDPASKMLGIRTNWFRRLHRKIVVVDATVAFIGGINFSADHLGDFGPEAKQDYAVRVTGPAVADLHHFALAQSGRQVRTRRGWRRRQQRPSLWTTANEEGLVRLIYRDNVQHRDDIEEAYIHALSKAQKRVVIANAYFFPGYRLLREIRNAARRGVHVQLIMQGQPDVLLAKLAARMLYDYLLKDGVVIHEYCQRPLHGKVALVDDEWSTVGSSNLDPLSLSLNLEANVLIRDRAFNQQLYERLELLAHEHCRTMPENRKPRLWLWRLTVGFLVFHVMRHFPVLTGWLPAHKPRLKPFESQAHDL; this is translated from the coding sequence ATGACCGTCGCGGTAGAGCACATTGCCACCGACCAGCCGCCAGATGACGCCAAGGCGCGTGATGTCGATTACGGCTGGCAAAGCGGCAACCGTCTTGAGTTGCTGGAGAACGGCGAGGCTTACTTCCCCAGGGTGTTTGAAGCGATGCGCGAGGCCCAGCGGGAGATTTTGCTGGAGACCTTTATTCTGTTCGAAGACAAGGTCGGCCATGAGCTCAAAGGCATCCTGATTGAGGCGGCGCAGCGCGGCGTCAAGGTGGTGGCCAGCCTCGACGGGTTTGGCTGCGGCGAGCTGAGCCCGGCGTTTCTGGGTGAGCTGGCCGAGGCTGGCGTGCTGGTGCAGATGTTTGACCCGGCGTCGAAAATGCTGGGGATTCGCACCAACTGGTTCCGTCGCCTGCACCGCAAGATCGTGGTGGTGGACGCCACCGTGGCGTTTATCGGCGGGATCAATTTTTCTGCCGACCATCTGGGCGATTTCGGCCCCGAAGCCAAGCAGGATTACGCCGTGCGAGTGACCGGCCCTGCGGTCGCCGACCTGCATCATTTTGCCCTCGCCCAAAGCGGCCGCCAGGTGCGCACGCGGCGTGGCTGGCGACGACGCCAGCAACGGCCGTCCCTGTGGACAACGGCCAATGAGGAGGGTCTGGTTCGCCTGATTTACCGCGACAACGTGCAGCACCGCGACGATATCGAAGAGGCCTATATCCACGCCTTGAGCAAGGCGCAAAAACGCGTGGTGATAGCCAACGCCTACTTCTTCCCCGGCTACCGCCTGCTGCGCGAGATTCGCAATGCCGCGCGCCGTGGCGTGCACGTGCAACTGATCATGCAAGGCCAGCCCGACGTCCTGTTGGCCAAGCTGGCGGCGCGCATGCTCTATGACTATTTGCTCAAGGACGGCGTGGTGATCCATGAGTATTGCCAGCGCCCGCTACACGGCAAAGTCGCGTTGGTGGATGACGAGTGGAGCACCGTAGGCTCAAGCAACCTGGACCCATTGAGCCTGTCCCTGAACCTGGAAGCCAATGTGTTGATTCGCGACCGCGCGTTCAACCAGCAGCTGTACGAACGCCTGGAACTGCTCGCCCACGAGCACTGCCGGACCATGCCGGAAAACCGCAAGCCCCGGCTGTGGTTATGGCGGTTGACCGTAGGGTTTTTGGTGTTTCATGTGATGCGCCACTTCCCCGTGCTGACGGGCTGGCTGCCCGCGCATAAACCGCGTTTGAAACCCTTCGAGAGCCAGGCCCATGACCTCTGA
- a CDS encoding lysylphosphatidylglycerol synthase domain-containing protein — MTSEAGGSRLKRWKKPLTVVFFLVLIALFTLLARRIDWSEVLQTLGDFKLRTLLIASALTLCSFLVYASFDLIGRTYIRQPLGWKQILPVGIISYAFNLNLSAWVGGIAMRYRLYSRLGVSTGNIAKILGLSLATNWFGYMALAGVVFSSGLVTMPPGWKVSTLALQGIGVVLVLASLGYLAACRFSKKRAWSIKGIEINLPSLRMACLQLALGALNWSLMAAVIFTLLPAKLDYPLVLGVLLISAIAGVVTHIPAGLGVLEAVFIGLLQHEASRGSLLAGLIAYRAVYFILPLVIALVMYLAVEAKAKALRVKKTPA, encoded by the coding sequence ATGACCTCTGAGGCCGGTGGTTCACGACTCAAACGCTGGAAGAAGCCGCTGACCGTTGTCTTCTTCCTGGTGTTGATCGCGCTGTTCACCCTGCTGGCACGGCGCATCGACTGGAGCGAAGTGCTGCAGACGCTCGGCGACTTCAAGCTGCGCACGTTGCTGATCGCCAGCGCGCTGACCCTGTGCAGTTTTCTCGTCTACGCCAGTTTCGACCTCATCGGCCGCACTTACATTCGCCAACCGCTGGGTTGGAAGCAAATCCTGCCGGTGGGGATCATCAGCTATGCGTTCAACCTCAACCTGAGCGCGTGGGTCGGCGGGATCGCCATGCGTTACCGGCTGTATTCGCGGCTTGGGGTGAGCACCGGCAATATCGCCAAGATCCTTGGGCTGAGCCTGGCCACCAATTGGTTCGGCTATATGGCGCTGGCCGGTGTGGTGTTCAGCAGCGGTTTGGTGACGATGCCGCCCGGGTGGAAAGTCAGCACCCTGGCGTTGCAGGGCATTGGCGTGGTGCTGGTGTTGGCCAGCCTCGGCTACTTGGCGGCGTGCCGGTTCTCGAAGAAGCGTGCGTGGTCGATCAAGGGCATCGAGATCAATCTGCCGTCGTTGCGCATGGCGTGTTTGCAGTTGGCTCTGGGCGCGTTGAACTGGTCGTTGATGGCAGCGGTAATTTTTACCTTGTTGCCGGCCAAGTTGGACTATCCGCTGGTGCTGGGGGTGTTGCTGATCAGCGCGATTGCCGGTGTGGTTACGCATATTCCAGCGGGGCTTGGGGTGTTGGAGGCGGTGTTTATTGGCTTGCTGCAGCATGAGGCGTCGCGCGGGAGTTTGCTGGCCGGGTTGATTGCCTATCGGGCGGTGTACTTTATTTTGCCGCTGGTGATTGCGTTGGTGATGTACCTCGCGGTGGAGGCCAAGGCCAAGGCGTTGCGGGTTAAAAAGACACCGGCTTGA
- a CDS encoding S9 family peptidase, whose protein sequence is MTARSESIAIDIDDEQMSGTFLSPKSKVPGVLFVHGWGGSQERDLERAKGIAGLGCVCLTFDLRGHAGTGIPLSRVTREDNLRDLLAAYDRLLSHPAIDTSAVAVVGTSYGGYLAAILTSLRPVRWLALRVPALYRDQEWLKPKRDLDKVDLMDYRSTLVHAETNRALHACAKFTGDVLIVESETDDHVPHATIMSYRAACQQTHSLTHRIIDGADHSLSDPVSQQAYTSILVDWITEMVVGERLSIIQAR, encoded by the coding sequence ATGACGGCTAGAAGTGAAAGCATTGCGATCGACATCGACGACGAGCAAATGAGCGGGACATTCCTGAGCCCCAAATCCAAAGTGCCAGGCGTGTTGTTTGTGCACGGTTGGGGCGGTAGCCAAGAGCGCGACCTTGAGCGCGCCAAAGGCATTGCCGGCCTGGGCTGCGTATGCCTGACTTTTGATTTGCGCGGCCACGCCGGCACCGGTATTCCGTTGTCGCGCGTTACCCGCGAAGACAACCTGCGCGACCTGCTGGCGGCCTACGACCGCTTGCTGTCGCACCCGGCCATCGACACCTCGGCCGTGGCGGTGGTGGGCACCAGCTACGGCGGTTACCTGGCGGCGATCCTCACCTCGTTGCGCCCGGTGCGCTGGCTGGCGCTGCGCGTGCCGGCGCTGTACCGCGACCAGGAATGGCTCAAGCCCAAACGCGATCTGGATAAGGTCGACCTGATGGATTACCGCAGCACCCTGGTGCACGCCGAAACCAACCGCGCCCTGCATGCCTGCGCGAAATTCACCGGCGATGTGCTGATTGTCGAGTCGGAAACCGACGACCACGTGCCCCACGCCACCATCATGAGTTACCGCGCGGCGTGCCAGCAGACTCACTCTTTGACCCACCGCATCATCGACGGCGCCGACCACTCGTTGAGCGACCCGGTGTCGCAGCAGGCCTACACCTCAATCCTGGTGGACTGGATTACCGAGATGGTGGTGGGCGAACGGCTGAGCATCATCCAGGCCCGATAA
- a CDS encoding DUF3182 family protein yields MTPTQRKKLVVAHSTRAGAPQHEVETNRALARWLAQILGLKFGGSYDPQQHSGRDVYVLPTQTLVGAAQALALKVKGPEDVWGGYVDYDFICTKAITHGLLSPEATAPQGWSSAFAERVRPVVLDGLSVFALKDALPAATRLLYSGPIRLKPVHACAGRGQEVIHSLDEFEALLARPDMATLFTEGVVLEQDLHEVITHSVGQSFIGEHVISYCGQQYLTEDGQGEEVYGGSDLLVVPGHYADLLKLDLPDDVREAIEQAQVFDTAADEAYPGFYASRRNYDIAQGLDSDGQRRSGVLEQSWRMGGASSAEVAALQSFINNPSLRAIHVSSVETYVDQPLPADAIEVYRGPADNSDFLLKYVTVKSYDG; encoded by the coding sequence ATGACCCCGACTCAACGCAAGAAGCTGGTGGTTGCACATTCCACGCGAGCGGGCGCGCCGCAGCACGAGGTTGAAACCAACCGGGCGCTGGCGCGGTGGCTGGCACAGATACTGGGGCTGAAATTCGGCGGCAGTTACGACCCGCAGCAACATTCCGGGCGTGACGTGTATGTGCTGCCAACGCAAACCCTGGTGGGCGCCGCCCAGGCGCTGGCGCTGAAGGTTAAGGGCCCAGAGGATGTGTGGGGCGGTTACGTCGACTACGATTTCATCTGCACCAAAGCCATTACCCATGGCCTGCTGAGCCCCGAAGCGACGGCGCCGCAAGGCTGGTCGTCGGCGTTTGCCGAGCGGGTGCGCCCGGTCGTCCTCGATGGCCTTAGCGTCTTTGCCCTTAAAGACGCATTGCCCGCCGCCACGCGCTTGCTCTACAGCGGGCCGATCCGCCTGAAGCCTGTGCATGCCTGCGCCGGTCGGGGACAGGAAGTTATCCACAGTCTCGATGAGTTCGAAGCGCTGCTGGCGCGACCCGACATGGCGACGCTGTTTACGGAAGGCGTGGTGCTTGAGCAGGACTTGCACGAGGTGATCACCCATAGCGTGGGCCAGAGTTTTATCGGCGAACACGTCATCAGCTACTGCGGCCAGCAGTACCTCACTGAAGACGGGCAGGGCGAAGAGGTTTACGGCGGCTCCGACTTGCTCGTCGTGCCTGGCCACTACGCCGACCTGTTGAAGCTCGACCTGCCCGACGACGTGCGTGAGGCCATCGAACAAGCCCAGGTTTTCGACACGGCCGCCGATGAGGCCTACCCTGGTTTCTACGCCTCGCGCCGCAACTACGATATTGCCCAAGGCCTGGACAGTGACGGCCAACGCCGCAGCGGCGTGCTCGAACAATCCTGGCGCATGGGCGGCGCCAGCAGCGCTGAAGTCGCGGCGCTGCAAAGCTTCATCAATAACCCGAGCCTGCGTGCCATCCACGTTTCATCGGTGGAAACCTACGTGGACCAACCGCTGCCGGCGGACGCCATCGAGGTGTACCGCGGCCCTGCAGACAACAGCGACTTTCTTCTCAAGTACGTGACGGTTAAATCTTATGACGGCTAG
- a CDS encoding cysteine hydrolase family protein: protein MAKQALILIDIQNDYFPGGKWPLDGVDAAADKAAQVLQAFRQAGDAVIHVRHEFTSEDAPFFTPGSEGAHLHAKAVNEANEPVVLKHVVNAFRGTDLRALLEQRAITEVVVVGNMSHMCIDAVVRAAADLGYKVTLLHDACATRELEFNGQVIPAAQVHGAYMASLAFAYADVVSTAEYLKAQAAAA from the coding sequence ATGGCCAAGCAAGCGCTCATCCTGATCGACATTCAGAACGACTACTTCCCTGGGGGCAAGTGGCCGCTCGACGGCGTGGACGCGGCGGCCGACAAGGCCGCGCAGGTGCTGCAGGCCTTTCGCCAGGCGGGCGACGCGGTGATTCACGTTCGCCATGAGTTTACCTCCGAGGATGCACCCTTCTTTACACCGGGTTCCGAGGGCGCGCACTTGCATGCCAAGGCCGTGAACGAGGCGAATGAACCGGTGGTGCTCAAGCACGTTGTGAATGCATTTCGCGGGACGGATCTGCGGGCGTTGCTGGAGCAACGGGCCATCACCGAAGTGGTTGTGGTGGGCAACATGAGCCACATGTGCATCGACGCCGTGGTGCGGGCTGCGGCGGACCTGGGCTACAAGGTCACGCTGTTGCATGACGCGTGTGCGACACGGGAACTGGAATTTAACGGGCAAGTGATTCCGGCAGCCCAAGTGCATGGGGCCTATATGGCTTCACTGGCTTTTGCCTACGCGGACGTGGTGTCGACGGCGGAGTACTTGAAGGCACAAGCGGCGGCGGCATGA
- the tam gene encoding trans-aconitate 2-methyltransferase — MTWSAKQYTMFEQQRTRPVRDLVAAIPDSPVNTAVDLGCGPGNSTEVLAERFPQAHVTGMDSSGDMLIDARKRLPALDFELADIGTWAPAQPCDVILANASLQWLPDHATLYPHLVSQLTPGGTLAVQTPDNLDEPAHRLAREVAAQGPWAAKIGSVKHNERHTASYYYELLSKHCSTVDVWRTTYLHPLADHGAVVEWFKGSALRPFLAPLTEREKVAFLHEYQTRITQAYPALGDGTVLLPFPRLFIIATR, encoded by the coding sequence ATGACCTGGTCAGCCAAGCAGTACACGATGTTTGAACAGCAGCGCACCCGTCCGGTTCGTGACCTGGTCGCGGCCATTCCAGATAGCCCGGTAAACACCGCGGTGGACCTTGGTTGTGGCCCCGGTAACTCCACCGAAGTGCTGGCCGAGCGTTTCCCGCAGGCGCATGTCACCGGTATGGACAGTTCCGGCGACATGCTGATCGACGCACGCAAACGCCTGCCGGCGCTGGATTTCGAATTGGCCGACATCGGCACCTGGGCACCGGCACAGCCATGTGATGTGATTCTGGCCAACGCTTCGCTGCAATGGTTGCCGGACCACGCCACGCTGTATCCGCACCTGGTCAGCCAACTGACGCCTGGCGGTACGCTGGCGGTGCAGACACCGGATAACCTCGACGAACCAGCCCACCGGCTGGCGCGCGAAGTCGCTGCCCAGGGCCCATGGGCGGCGAAGATCGGTTCGGTCAAACACAATGAACGGCACACGGCGAGCTATTACTACGAGCTGTTGAGCAAGCACTGCAGCACTGTCGATGTGTGGCGCACCACCTACCTGCACCCGCTGGCGGATCACGGCGCCGTGGTGGAATGGTTCAAGGGGTCGGCATTACGGCCCTTCCTCGCACCGTTGACCGAGCGCGAAAAAGTCGCCTTCCTGCATGAATATCAGACGCGGATTACCCAGGCGTATCCAGCACTGGGCGATGGCACTGTGTTGCTGCCGTTCCCTCGCCTTTTCATCATCGCGACCCGTTGA
- a CDS encoding LysR family transcriptional regulator, translated as MLELRQLRAFVAIAEEGYITRAAQRLGMQQPPLTRMLQSLEAELGVTLMERLPRGVRPTTAGLALLDEAREVLARADGVADIVRRAARGERGRLAIGFTSSAALHPFVPSVLRVFRETFVGVSVALEEAGTGELLDALAHERLDAAFIRSPLSGSQTLQDQPILVEPMLLALPTDHPLANDAATPLPLAALATEAFVLYRRRVGLGLYDAILVACREAGFSPQVVQEAPRMTATLSLVAAGLGVSIVPASMQRLRGDGIVYRELTDCQSLVAPLHLATRVGDGSAVLQRFKQMVVSAAAKDA; from the coding sequence ATGCTGGAACTTCGCCAACTCAGAGCCTTCGTGGCGATTGCCGAGGAAGGCTATATCACTCGCGCGGCGCAACGCTTGGGCATGCAACAACCGCCGCTGACCCGAATGCTGCAAAGCCTTGAGGCCGAGCTAGGCGTGACATTGATGGAGCGCCTGCCGCGCGGCGTGCGCCCCACGACTGCCGGCTTGGCGTTGCTGGACGAGGCACGAGAAGTCTTGGCGCGCGCCGATGGGGTCGCCGATATCGTGCGGCGCGCCGCCCGCGGTGAGCGTGGCCGGCTGGCTATCGGTTTTACCAGTTCGGCGGCATTGCACCCGTTCGTGCCCAGCGTTTTGCGCGTATTTCGCGAAACGTTTGTCGGCGTCTCGGTGGCCCTGGAAGAAGCGGGTACCGGCGAGCTGCTGGACGCGCTGGCCCATGAAAGACTCGACGCAGCGTTTATCCGTTCGCCGCTCAGCGGCAGTCAAACGTTGCAGGACCAGCCCATTCTGGTGGAGCCGATGCTGCTGGCGCTGCCTACCGATCACCCGCTGGCAAACGACGCCGCAACTCCCCTGCCCCTGGCGGCACTGGCCACCGAAGCCTTCGTGCTTTATCGGCGTCGCGTCGGTCTGGGTTTGTATGACGCAATTCTGGTGGCCTGCCGTGAAGCGGGTTTCAGCCCGCAGGTGGTCCAGGAAGCGCCGCGCATGACCGCGACATTGAGCCTGGTGGCGGCGGGCCTTGGCGTCTCCATCGTGCCAGCGTCCATGCAGCGGTTACGGGGGGATGGCATTGTTTATCGCGAACTGACGGACTGCCAAAGCCTGGTGGCGCCATTGCATTTGGCGACGCGGGTCGGTGACGGCTCGGCGGTGTTGCAGCGCTTCAAGCAAATGGTGGTCAGCGCCGCCGCGAAGGACGCCTGA
- a CDS encoding single-stranded DNA-binding protein, giving the protein MARGVNKVILVGTCGQDPEVRYLPNGNAVTNLSLATSEQWTDKQTGQKVEKTEWHRVSMFGKVAEIAGEYLRKGSQVYIEGKLQTREWEKDGIKRYTTEIVVDMQGTMQLLGGRPQQGDQQGGGNNYQQSAPAPRQQAPRPQQSAPQQSRQAPPPQQAAPQPAPDFDSFDDDIPF; this is encoded by the coding sequence ATGGCCCGTGGGGTTAACAAAGTCATATTGGTCGGTACATGCGGCCAGGATCCCGAAGTTCGCTACTTGCCTAACGGTAACGCCGTGACCAACCTGAGTCTGGCGACCAGCGAACAGTGGACTGACAAGCAGACCGGCCAGAAGGTCGAGAAAACCGAATGGCACCGCGTGTCGATGTTCGGCAAGGTTGCAGAGATCGCCGGCGAGTACTTGCGTAAAGGTTCGCAGGTTTACATCGAAGGCAAACTGCAAACCCGCGAGTGGGAAAAAGACGGCATCAAGCGTTACACCACAGAAATCGTGGTCGACATGCAAGGCACCATGCAACTGCTCGGCGGCCGTCCACAGCAGGGCGACCAACAAGGCGGGGGCAACAACTACCAGCAGTCCGCTCCGGCCCCACGCCAGCAGGCTCCGCGTCCGCAGCAGTCGGCACCGCAGCAATCGCGTCAGGCACCACCTCCACAACAGGCCGCTCCACAGCCTGCTCCGGATTTCGACAGCTTTGATGACGATATCCCGTTCTAA